The Amycolatopsis mongoliensis genome includes a window with the following:
- a CDS encoding IS110 family RNA-guided transposase, translating into MEVVVPRIWAGVDIGKEHHHCVVIDDSGVRLLSRRVRNDETDLLALIADVLAIDADALWAIDLNCGGAALLIGLLVNHDQPLVYITGLKVHRAAGTYRGEGKTDAKDAFVIADQARIRRDLGPLRAGDEIAVDLRTLTNRRTDLICDRTRQINRIRHQLLEYFPALERSLDLSRKGHLLLLTGYQTPDAIRRLGEQRLAHWLRHRKARNADIVAHLAIEAAAAQQTTLPGQKLAAAMVERLAKGVIALNTEIAEIDAMIEERFRRHRHAEVMLTLPGFGPTLAAEFLAATGGDMSAFGSVDRLAGYAGLAPVPRDSGRIRGNLRRPRRYHRGLLRSCYLAAMASLPACPASKAYYQRKRAEGKRHEQALLCLARRRLNVLWAMLRDDCRYHASPPIPAAA; encoded by the coding sequence ATGGAGGTGGTCGTGCCCCGGATCTGGGCCGGCGTGGACATCGGCAAGGAACACCACCACTGCGTGGTGATCGACGACAGCGGTGTGCGGCTGCTGTCGCGGCGGGTCCGCAATGACGAAACCGACCTGCTGGCCTTGATCGCTGACGTTCTCGCGATCGACGCCGATGCGCTGTGGGCGATCGATCTGAACTGCGGCGGTGCGGCGCTGCTGATCGGGTTGCTGGTCAACCACGACCAGCCGCTGGTCTACATCACCGGGCTGAAAGTCCACCGCGCCGCCGGAACCTACCGGGGCGAAGGCAAAACCGACGCCAAGGATGCGTTCGTCATTGCCGACCAGGCCCGGATCCGCCGCGATCTCGGGCCACTGCGGGCCGGGGACGAGATCGCCGTCGACTTGCGGACCCTGACCAACCGGCGCACCGACCTGATCTGCGACCGCACCCGCCAGATCAACCGGATCCGGCACCAGTTGCTGGAATACTTCCCCGCGCTGGAACGCAGCCTTGACCTGTCCCGCAAAGGACATCTGCTGCTGCTCACCGGCTACCAGACCCCCGACGCGATCCGCAGGCTGGGCGAGCAGCGCTTGGCCCACTGGCTGCGCCACCGCAAGGCCCGCAACGCCGACATCGTCGCGCATCTGGCGATCGAGGCCGCCGCCGCGCAGCAGACCACGTTGCCCGGACAGAAACTGGCCGCGGCGATGGTCGAACGGCTGGCCAAGGGGGTGATCGCGCTCAACACCGAAATCGCCGAGATCGACGCGATGATCGAAGAGCGGTTTCGCCGGCACCGCCACGCCGAGGTGATGCTCACCCTGCCCGGCTTCGGGCCGACTCTTGCTGCGGAGTTCCTCGCCGCCACCGGCGGCGACATGAGCGCGTTCGGCTCGGTCGACCGTCTCGCCGGCTACGCCGGTCTCGCGCCCGTGCCCCGCGACTCCGGCCGCATCCGCGGCAACCTGCGACGGCCTCGCCGCTACCACCGCGGCCTGCTGCGATCCTGTTACCTTGCCGCCATGGCCAGCCTGCCGGCCTGTCCCGCCTCGAAGGCCTACTACCAGCGCAAACGAGCTGAGGGCAAACGACACGAGCAGGCGCTGCTCTGCCTCGCCCGCCGACGCCTCAACGTCTTGTGGGCCATGCTCCGCGACGACTGCCGCTACCACGCTTCACCTCCGATCCCGGCGGCTGCGTGA
- a CDS encoding lycopene cyclase domain-containing protein: protein MPWGYTVPAVAAVLAVVAAEVLLLRTGLFRRPAYWVTMAIVVAFQVPVDGWLTKLSAPIVRYSPAGITGWRFPWDIPVEDFLFGYALVTAVLLLWERGKSRKDFPMGIVKSRSRRDRR, encoded by the coding sequence ATGCCTTGGGGCTACACGGTTCCCGCGGTCGCCGCGGTGCTCGCGGTGGTCGCCGCGGAGGTGCTCCTCCTGCGCACCGGGCTGTTCCGGCGGCCCGCCTACTGGGTCACGATGGCGATCGTCGTCGCGTTCCAGGTCCCGGTGGACGGGTGGCTGACCAAGCTGTCCGCCCCGATCGTCCGGTACTCCCCCGCCGGCATCACCGGCTGGCGGTTCCCGTGGGACATCCCGGTGGAGGACTTCCTGTTCGGCTACGCCCTCGTCACCGCGGTCCTGCTCCTGTGGGAACGCGGGAAGTCGCGAAAGGACTTCCCAATGGGGATTGTCAAGTCACGCAGCCGCCGGGATCGGAGGTGA
- a CDS encoding lycopene cyclase domain-containing protein: MGRWEYLLVLGACVLVTLPLELAGARVYRRPGRLARAVLPVALVFLAWDALAIAAGVWDFDPAFVTGLRVPFGVPLEEVLFFVVVPVCGVLTYEAVGLTGRLLRRLVPARPGRQRVRR; this comes from the coding sequence GTGGGCCGCTGGGAGTACCTCCTCGTCCTCGGCGCGTGCGTCCTGGTGACACTGCCGCTGGAGCTGGCCGGCGCCCGGGTGTACCGCCGCCCGGGGCGGCTGGCGCGCGCGGTGCTGCCCGTGGCCCTGGTCTTCCTGGCGTGGGACGCGCTGGCCATCGCCGCCGGCGTCTGGGACTTCGACCCGGCGTTCGTCACCGGGCTGCGCGTGCCGTTCGGGGTCCCGCTCGAAGAGGTGCTCTTCTTCGTCGTGGTCCCGGTCTGCGGGGTCCTGACGTACGAGGCGGTCGGCCTGACCGGGCGCCTGCTGCGGCGGCTGGTCCCGGCGCGGCCCGGCCGGCAGCGGGTGCGGCGCTGA
- a CDS encoding phytoene/squalene synthase family protein, producing the protein MTRRELDAAGITRPELRHAYRRCRELNARHGRTYFLATRMLTPAQRPAVHALYGFARRLDDLVDEPEPGATPASVAAALHDVEDGFLKELAAGYSEDPLRAAVIDTATRYAIPEPCFRAFFASMRMDLTVTGYPTRAALDEYVHGSAEVIGLQVLPVLGTVVPRAEAAPRAAALGKAFQLTNFLRDVAEDLGRGRVYLPADELAAAGVDRDRLGWCARTGRIDAPVRRALADQVARTRRVYAEARPGIAMLHPVSRPCVATAYVLYGGILDRIEAAGFNVFAGRARVPRHRRLVAAGDALVRARWARLRHPAVT; encoded by the coding sequence ATGACCCGCCGCGAACTCGACGCCGCCGGGATCACCCGGCCCGAACTGCGCCACGCGTACCGGCGGTGCCGCGAGCTCAACGCCCGGCACGGCCGCACCTACTTCCTCGCCACCCGCATGCTCACCCCGGCGCAGCGCCCCGCCGTCCACGCCCTCTACGGGTTCGCCCGGCGCCTCGACGACCTCGTCGACGAGCCGGAGCCCGGCGCCACCCCCGCCTCCGTCGCCGCCGCGCTGCACGACGTCGAAGACGGGTTCCTGAAGGAGCTCGCCGCCGGGTACAGCGAAGATCCGTTGCGCGCCGCCGTCATCGACACCGCGACCCGGTACGCCATCCCGGAACCGTGCTTCCGCGCGTTCTTCGCCTCGATGCGGATGGACCTCACCGTGACCGGCTACCCGACCCGCGCCGCGCTCGACGAATACGTGCACGGCTCGGCCGAGGTCATCGGGCTGCAGGTGCTGCCGGTCCTCGGCACCGTCGTCCCGCGGGCGGAGGCCGCGCCGCGCGCCGCCGCCCTCGGCAAGGCCTTCCAGCTGACCAACTTCCTGCGGGACGTCGCCGAGGACCTCGGCCGCGGCCGGGTCTACCTGCCTGCCGACGAGCTCGCCGCGGCCGGCGTCGACCGCGACCGGCTCGGCTGGTGCGCCCGCACCGGCCGGATCGACGCGCCGGTGCGGCGGGCGCTCGCCGACCAGGTCGCCCGCACCCGGCGCGTCTACGCCGAGGCCCGCCCCGGCATCGCCATGCTGCACCCGGTGTCGCGGCCGTGCGTCGCGACCGCGTACGTCCTTTACGGCGGGATTCTCGACCGCATCGAAGCCGCCGGCTTCAACGTCTTCGCCGGCCGGGCCCGCGTGCCCCGCCACCGGCGGCTGGTGGCGGCCGGTGACGCGCTCGTCCGGGCGCGGTGGGCCCGGCTCCGGCACCCGGCGGTGACCTGA
- the crtI gene encoding phytoene desaturase family protein, with product MRTVTGRTGHVVVVGAGLAGLSAALHLAGRGRQVTVVERDPGPGGRTGRVETGGYHLDTGPTVLTMPSILAATFAAAGADLADHLRLTRLDPAYTARFADGSVLPVHSDADRMADAVREFAGPGEAAGYRRLRAWLTRLYAAEFDRFVASNIDSPLGLLSGDLARLVALGGFRRLDRRIGAFLGDERLKRVFTFQALYAGESPMRALALYAVISYMDTVGGVYFPAGGMAEVPRALARVAADAGVEFRFGAAVTALDRRGARVTAVRTEDERIPCDAVVLTTEPHQSYRLLGRAPRRPLPLRPAPSTLVLHAGGPGDWPVGHHTISFGHGWASTFHELITEGSRMSDPSLLITRPTATDPGLAPPGRQLFSILAPVPNLERGPRDWDSEAEPYAKEILDRVRTGLLPGFEPEAWHVIGPADWARRGMVAGTPFSYAHSFVQTGPFRPRNLPPGTENVVLAGGGTVPGVGVPTVLLSGRLAADRITGEGAR from the coding sequence ATGAGGACGGTCACCGGGCGCACCGGCCACGTCGTGGTCGTCGGGGCCGGCCTGGCCGGGCTGTCCGCCGCGCTGCACCTGGCGGGCCGGGGCCGGCAGGTCACCGTCGTGGAGCGCGATCCCGGCCCGGGCGGGCGGACCGGCCGGGTGGAGACCGGCGGCTACCACCTCGACACCGGGCCGACGGTGCTGACCATGCCCTCGATCCTCGCCGCCACGTTCGCCGCCGCCGGCGCGGACCTGGCCGACCACCTCCGGCTGACGCGGCTCGACCCGGCCTACACCGCGCGTTTCGCCGACGGTTCGGTGCTGCCGGTGCACTCCGACGCGGACCGCATGGCCGACGCCGTCCGCGAGTTCGCCGGGCCCGGCGAAGCGGCCGGGTACCGCCGGCTGCGCGCCTGGCTGACCCGGCTGTACGCGGCGGAGTTCGACCGGTTCGTCGCGAGCAACATCGACTCGCCGCTCGGCCTGCTGTCGGGCGACCTCGCCCGGCTCGTCGCGCTCGGCGGCTTCCGGCGCCTGGACCGGCGGATCGGTGCGTTCCTCGGCGACGAGCGCCTCAAGCGGGTCTTCACCTTCCAGGCGCTGTACGCCGGCGAGTCGCCGATGCGGGCGCTCGCGCTGTACGCGGTCATTTCCTACATGGACACCGTCGGGGGCGTGTACTTCCCCGCGGGCGGGATGGCCGAGGTGCCCCGGGCACTGGCCCGCGTCGCGGCGGACGCCGGGGTGGAGTTCCGGTTCGGCGCGGCGGTGACGGCGCTCGACCGCCGGGGCGCGCGGGTCACCGCCGTCCGCACCGAAGACGAGCGGATCCCGTGCGACGCCGTCGTCCTGACCACGGAACCGCACCAGAGCTACCGGCTGCTCGGCCGCGCGCCGCGCCGCCCGCTCCCGCTGCGCCCGGCGCCGTCCACGCTGGTGCTGCACGCGGGCGGCCCCGGCGACTGGCCGGTGGGGCACCACACGATCTCGTTCGGCCACGGCTGGGCGTCGACCTTCCACGAGCTCATCACCGAGGGCAGCCGGATGAGCGACCCGTCCCTGCTGATCACCCGGCCGACGGCGACCGACCCCGGGCTGGCCCCGCCCGGGCGGCAGCTCTTCTCGATCCTGGCGCCGGTGCCCAACCTCGAGCGGGGACCGCGGGACTGGGACAGCGAGGCGGAACCGTACGCCAAGGAGATCCTCGACCGGGTCCGCACCGGCCTGCTGCCCGGCTTCGAACCGGAGGCGTGGCACGTCATCGGCCCGGCCGACTGGGCGCGCCGCGGGATGGTGGCGGGCACGCCCTTCAGCTACGCGCATTCGTTCGTCCAGACGGGACCGTTCCGGCCCCGGAACCTCCCTCCGGGCACCGAAAACGTCGTGCTCGCCGGCGGCGGGACCGTACCCGGGGTCGGTGTCCCCACGGTGCTGCTCTCCGGGCGCCTCGCCGCCGACCGGATCACCGGGGAAGGAGCCCGATGA
- a CDS encoding polyprenyl synthetase family protein, whose product MTVTSTAAGPVAWLDALRRRCGTDVHAFVSERVREHFTGRAADTPAVTAVPEFVTGGKFLRPMFAYAGWRCGGPESAAALRAAAGLELLHCFALVQDDVMDGSTRRRGRPSMHVLFARWHEEQGLGGPAARFGESAAVLMGDLFLVWSEQLLHESGLDADALARGRPVYDLLRSELAVGQLGDLVNDARALPSWDDVLDVIRRKSGNYTVRRPLEFGAALAGCPEDVVTALGTYGGLLGEAFQFRDDLLGVFGDPAVTGKPAGDDLRERKASSVVVLARDLADRRQRAELADLLAADDVDDAAVAGWRALITATGARDQLEKFIDDRVRRALEAIDQVSLPSRAASALTVLANRCTERVR is encoded by the coding sequence ATGACCGTGACCTCGACGGCCGCCGGACCGGTGGCGTGGCTCGACGCGCTGCGCCGGCGTTGCGGGACCGATGTGCACGCCTTCGTCTCCGAGCGGGTACGGGAGCACTTCACCGGCCGCGCGGCGGACACCCCGGCCGTCACCGCGGTGCCGGAGTTCGTCACCGGCGGCAAGTTCCTGCGTCCGATGTTCGCCTACGCCGGCTGGCGCTGCGGCGGCCCCGAAAGCGCCGCGGCCCTCCGCGCCGCGGCCGGCCTCGAGCTGCTGCACTGCTTCGCGCTGGTCCAGGACGACGTCATGGACGGCTCGACGCGGCGGCGCGGCCGGCCGTCGATGCACGTCCTCTTCGCGCGCTGGCACGAAGAGCAGGGCCTCGGCGGGCCGGCGGCCCGCTTCGGCGAGTCCGCCGCGGTGCTGATGGGCGACCTGTTCCTCGTCTGGTCCGAGCAGCTGCTGCACGAAAGCGGGCTCGACGCCGATGCCCTCGCCCGCGGCCGGCCGGTCTACGACCTGCTGCGGTCCGAACTGGCCGTGGGCCAGCTCGGCGACCTGGTGAACGACGCCCGCGCGCTGCCGTCCTGGGACGACGTCCTCGACGTGATCCGCCGCAAGTCCGGCAACTACACCGTCCGCCGTCCCCTGGAGTTCGGCGCCGCCCTGGCCGGCTGCCCCGAGGACGTCGTCACCGCGCTCGGCACGTACGGCGGCCTGCTCGGCGAGGCGTTCCAGTTCCGCGACGACCTGCTGGGCGTGTTCGGCGACCCGGCGGTGACCGGGAAGCCGGCGGGCGACGACCTGCGCGAGCGCAAGGCGTCCAGCGTGGTCGTGCTCGCCCGGGACCTGGCCGACCGCCGGCAACGCGCCGAGCTCGCCGACCTGCTCGCCGCGGACGACGTCGACGACGCCGCGGTCGCCGGGTGGCGGGCGCTGATCACCGCGACCGGCGCGCGCGACCAGCTGGAGAAGTTCATCGACGACCGCGTCCGGCGCGCCCTCGAAGCGATCGACCAGGTTTCCCTGCCGAGCCGGGCGGCTTCCGCGCTCACGGTCCTCGCGAACCGCTGCACCGAGCGGGTCCGATGA
- a CDS encoding DUF5914 domain-containing protein, translating to MTVNRRIAARWPPHWPVQPFAEPRWARQEPTYGDCSPALIEAAGKRASARPSGNWFVVAASREVRADRPFGVTVGGRELVAWRARDGEVRIGPGACPHLGAPLADARVDRGGLVCRWHGLRIDGERRGTWSPVPAHDDGVLVWARLDRLGGEPPAERPVVPARPGGGARIDAVATVTGTCEPEDVVANRLDPWHGAWFHPYSFSRLRVLEAPQGIDVPDSEDRFLVEVTFRLAGRWGVPVLAEFTCPEPRTVVMRIVEGEGVGSVVETHATPLGPGPDGRPRTAVIEATIAASERRGFAVAAKLAPAIRPLVRHTATRLWRDDLAYAERRYALRAG from the coding sequence ATGACCGTCAACCGCCGGATCGCCGCGCGGTGGCCGCCGCACTGGCCCGTGCAGCCGTTCGCCGAACCCCGATGGGCCCGGCAGGAACCGACCTACGGCGACTGCTCGCCCGCGCTGATCGAAGCGGCGGGCAAGCGCGCCTCGGCCCGGCCGTCCGGCAACTGGTTCGTCGTCGCGGCGAGCCGGGAGGTGCGCGCCGACCGGCCGTTCGGGGTCACCGTGGGCGGCCGCGAGCTCGTCGCGTGGCGGGCTCGCGACGGCGAGGTCCGGATCGGGCCGGGTGCCTGCCCGCACCTGGGCGCGCCGCTCGCCGACGCGCGGGTCGACCGCGGCGGTCTCGTCTGCCGGTGGCACGGCCTGCGGATCGACGGCGAGCGCCGCGGCACCTGGTCACCCGTGCCGGCCCACGACGACGGCGTGCTCGTCTGGGCGCGCCTCGACCGCCTCGGTGGGGAACCGCCGGCCGAGCGGCCCGTGGTGCCGGCCCGCCCCGGTGGCGGGGCCCGCATCGACGCCGTCGCCACGGTGACCGGGACGTGCGAACCCGAGGACGTCGTCGCCAACCGGCTCGACCCGTGGCACGGCGCCTGGTTCCACCCGTACTCGTTCAGCCGCCTGCGGGTGCTCGAAGCGCCGCAGGGGATCGACGTGCCCGACTCCGAAGACCGCTTCCTCGTCGAGGTCACCTTCCGGCTCGCCGGCCGCTGGGGGGTGCCGGTGCTCGCGGAGTTCACCTGCCCCGAGCCGCGCACGGTGGTGATGCGCATCGTCGAAGGCGAAGGCGTCGGCAGTGTCGTCGAGACGCACGCGACCCCGCTCGGCCCGGGCCCGGACGGCCGCCCGCGCACGGCCGTCATCGAGGCGACGATCGCCGCGTCCGAACGGCGCGGGTTCGCCGTCGCCGCCAAGCTGGCCCCGGCGATCCGCCCGCTCGTGCGCCACACCGCGACCCGGCTGTGGCGCGACGACCTCGCCTACGCCGAACGCCGGTACGCCCTGCGCGCCGGCTGA
- a CDS encoding MarR family winged helix-turn-helix transcriptional regulator, with translation MNDFAKDPDDHLYSPDVRGALAGFTLGEDTGVLEAAAAVRAAARSLDQLRAHGTGGRGLSPGALDVLIRLSSSEANIKDLAASAGVSSRNVTGLVDTLERAGHAVRVPDPRDRRSVLVRITEDGRAWLEEFRRPSQLAMAALFRGFTAAETTQLRHLCLRLAENQQHLARHLEER, from the coding sequence ATGAACGACTTCGCCAAGGACCCCGACGACCACCTCTACTCCCCCGACGTCCGCGGCGCGCTGGCCGGGTTCACCCTCGGCGAGGACACCGGCGTGCTCGAAGCCGCGGCGGCGGTGCGCGCGGCCGCGCGGAGCCTCGACCAGCTGCGGGCCCACGGCACCGGCGGCCGCGGCCTCAGCCCGGGCGCCCTCGACGTCCTCATCCGGCTGAGCAGCTCGGAAGCGAACATCAAGGACCTCGCCGCGTCCGCCGGGGTCAGCTCGCGCAACGTCACCGGCCTGGTCGACACCCTCGAGCGCGCCGGGCACGCGGTGCGGGTCCCCGACCCGCGCGACCGGCGGTCGGTGCTGGTCCGGATCACCGAGGACGGCCGGGCGTGGCTCGAGGAGTTCCGCCGTCCGTCGCAGCTGGCCATGGCGGCGCTCTTCCGCGGTTTCACGGCCGCCGAAACGACCCAGCTGCGCCACCTCTGCCTGCGCCTCGCCGAGAACCAGCAGCACCTCGCCCGCCACCTGGAGGAGCGATGA
- a CDS encoding phosphocholine-specific phospholipase C: MTDVNRRRFLQLAGGTAALSALSTSIARAAEIPAFRRTGTLRDVEHVVVLMQENRSFDHYFGTLRGVRGFGDPRPATLASGKSVWAQSDGKRDILPFRPEADNLGLQFIQDLPHGWNDTHAAWNGGKYDKWVPAKGSTTMAYLTREDIPFHYALADAFTICDAYHCSFMGSTDPNRYYMWTGYTGNDGKGGGPVLGNDEKGYSWTTYPERLEQAGVSWKIYQDVGDGLDAAGGWGWIEDAYRGNYGDNSLLYFDSYRNAKPGDALYEKARTGTNAKAGDGYFDRLRADVKAGKLPQVSWITAPEAFCEHPNWPVNYGAWYIAQVLDALTSNPEVWSKTALLITYDENDGFFDHVVPPYASAGQSTVDTTGEIFAGSAANPAGPYGLGQRVPMLVVSPWSKGGYVCSETFDHTSIIRFLERRFGVQEPNITAWRRSVCGDLTSAFDFARTDVRVPALPDTAGYEPPDRERHPDYVPAVPAHNVLPKQERGLRPARALPYDLAADARLAGGTLTVTFANHGRAGAAFSVVTPSGEPRTCTAGAGKSLAAALPAAGAYDYTAYGPNGFVRQFRGGAAGPEVSARQEGGELTLVLTNGGTTPVRLTVSDAYGRCSSTHQLRPGARVVTHVDTRRSGNWYDVSVASDRDPKFLRRLAGHLETGRPSTSDPATLTS; this comes from the coding sequence ATGACGGACGTCAACCGACGGCGTTTCCTGCAGCTGGCCGGCGGCACCGCCGCCCTTTCCGCACTCTCCACCAGCATCGCCCGCGCCGCCGAGATCCCCGCCTTCCGGCGGACCGGCACGCTGCGCGACGTCGAGCACGTCGTCGTCCTCATGCAGGAGAACCGGTCGTTCGACCACTACTTCGGCACGCTGCGCGGCGTCCGCGGCTTCGGCGATCCGCGGCCGGCGACGCTGGCCTCCGGCAAGTCCGTCTGGGCGCAGTCCGACGGCAAGCGCGACATCCTGCCGTTCCGTCCCGAAGCGGACAACCTGGGCCTGCAGTTCATCCAGGACCTGCCGCACGGCTGGAACGACACGCACGCGGCGTGGAACGGCGGCAAGTACGACAAGTGGGTGCCTGCCAAGGGCTCGACCACGATGGCGTACCTGACGCGCGAGGACATCCCGTTCCACTACGCGCTGGCCGACGCGTTCACCATCTGCGACGCCTACCACTGCTCGTTCATGGGCTCGACCGACCCGAACCGCTACTACATGTGGACCGGGTACACGGGCAACGACGGCAAGGGCGGCGGGCCGGTCCTCGGCAACGACGAGAAGGGCTACTCCTGGACTACCTACCCGGAGCGGCTGGAGCAGGCCGGGGTGTCGTGGAAGATCTACCAGGACGTCGGGGACGGCCTCGACGCCGCCGGCGGCTGGGGCTGGATCGAGGACGCCTACCGCGGCAACTACGGCGACAACTCGTTGCTGTACTTCGACTCCTACCGCAACGCCAAGCCCGGCGACGCGCTGTACGAGAAGGCCCGCACCGGCACGAACGCGAAGGCCGGCGACGGCTACTTCGATCGGCTGCGTGCCGACGTCAAGGCCGGGAAGCTGCCGCAGGTCTCGTGGATCACCGCGCCGGAGGCCTTCTGCGAGCACCCGAACTGGCCGGTGAACTACGGCGCCTGGTACATCGCGCAGGTGCTCGACGCGCTGACGTCGAACCCGGAGGTGTGGAGCAAGACCGCGCTGCTCATCACCTACGACGAGAACGACGGCTTCTTCGACCACGTGGTGCCGCCGTACGCCTCGGCCGGCCAGTCCACTGTGGACACGACGGGGGAGATCTTCGCGGGATCGGCGGCGAACCCGGCCGGCCCGTACGGGCTCGGCCAGCGCGTCCCGATGCTGGTGGTGTCGCCGTGGAGCAAGGGCGGCTACGTGTGCTCGGAGACGTTCGACCACACGTCGATCATCCGGTTCCTCGAACGGCGCTTCGGCGTGCAGGAGCCGAACATCACGGCGTGGCGAAGGTCGGTGTGCGGCGACCTGACGTCGGCGTTCGACTTCGCGCGCACCGACGTGCGCGTGCCCGCGCTGCCGGACACGGCGGGCTACGAGCCGCCGGACCGCGAGCGGCACCCGGACTACGTACCCGCGGTTCCGGCGCACAACGTGCTCCCGAAGCAGGAACGCGGGCTGCGGCCGGCGCGGGCACTGCCCTACGACCTGGCGGCCGACGCGCGGCTGGCCGGCGGAACCCTGACGGTCACGTTCGCCAACCACGGCCGCGCGGGCGCCGCGTTCTCCGTCGTGACGCCGTCGGGGGAACCGCGCACGTGCACGGCCGGCGCCGGCAAGTCGCTGGCGGCCGCCTTGCCCGCTGCCGGGGCTTACGACTACACCGCATACGGCCCCAACGGGTTCGTGCGGCAGTTCCGGGGCGGCGCCGCGGGGCCGGAGGTGAGCGCCCGCCAGGAAGGCGGGGAGCTGACACTGGTCCTGACCAACGGCGGAACCACGCCGGTGCGGCTGACGGTGTCGGACGCGTACGGGCGGTGCTCGTCGACGCACCAGCTGCGCCCGGGTGCGCGGGTCGTGACGCACGTGGACACCCGCCGCAGCGGCAACTGGTACGACGTCTCGGTTGCGTCGGACCGCGACCCGAAGTTCTTGCGCCGGCTCGCGGGGCACCTCGAGACCGGGCGCCCGAGCACCAGCGACCCGGCGACGCTCACGAGCTGA
- a CDS encoding AraC family transcriptional regulator — MDVLSDLLHRARAADAVVRQLIQRPPWSMTFADAPPLTLVAALGGHAFVSLGTGPPVRLAVGDIALVSTKSYTIADDPGTAPQVVIRGAKKYPVTGTGEPAPRAPRTYGDGSPGATTMVRGAYELHGVVAERLLAMLPPLAVVPAGPRTGAALELLSAEVARDEPGQDAVLRRLLDLVLVLALRAWCASAAPPPWVRALDDAGVGEALRLLHAEPAHRWTVAELAARAGLSRAAFAARFAHLVGEPPLTYLTGWRMTLAADLLRDTEDTVAAVAKAVGYEDPFAFSVAFKRTRGASPSDWRRGRENISS, encoded by the coding sequence ATGGACGTCCTGAGCGACCTGCTGCACCGGGCCCGCGCGGCCGACGCGGTGGTCCGGCAGCTGATCCAGCGGCCGCCGTGGTCGATGACCTTCGCGGACGCCCCGCCGCTCACCCTGGTCGCCGCGCTCGGCGGTCACGCGTTCGTCAGCCTCGGCACCGGGCCGCCGGTCCGCCTGGCCGTCGGCGACATCGCGCTCGTCTCCACGAAGAGCTACACGATCGCCGACGACCCGGGCACCGCTCCGCAGGTCGTGATCCGCGGCGCGAAGAAGTACCCGGTCACCGGCACGGGCGAGCCGGCTCCCCGGGCACCGCGCACGTACGGCGACGGTTCGCCTGGCGCCACGACGATGGTGCGGGGCGCCTACGAACTCCACGGCGTCGTCGCCGAGCGGTTGCTGGCGATGCTTCCCCCGCTGGCCGTCGTCCCCGCCGGACCGCGGACGGGGGCGGCGCTCGAACTGCTCTCCGCCGAGGTCGCCCGGGACGAGCCGGGCCAGGACGCCGTGCTCCGGCGCCTGCTGGACCTCGTGCTCGTCCTGGCCCTGCGGGCGTGGTGCGCCTCGGCAGCGCCACCGCCCTGGGTCCGGGCGCTGGACGACGCCGGTGTCGGGGAAGCCCTGCGCCTGCTGCACGCCGAACCCGCGCACCGGTGGACGGTCGCCGAGCTGGCCGCCCGGGCCGGCCTGTCCCGGGCCGCGTTCGCCGCCCGCTTCGCGCACCTCGTCGGCGAGCCGCCGCTGACCTACCTCACCGGCTGGCGGATGACGCTCGCCGCGGACCTGTTGCGCGACACCGAAGACACCGTCGCCGCTGTCGCCAAAGCGGTCGGCTACGAAGACCCGTTCGCCTTCAGCGTGGCCTTCAAGCGCACCCGCGGCGCCAGCCCCTCGGACTGGCGCCGCGGCCGGGAGAACATCAGCTCGTGA